In the Sorghum bicolor cultivar BTx623 chromosome 4, Sorghum_bicolor_NCBIv3, whole genome shotgun sequence genome, TCTAAGTTTGCTTCATGAAttttccctcaaaaaaaaaagattgctTCATGAACAAGGGTATTTTTGTTAATGGAAGCTTGATTCCCTTTCCCTATCCCATTGTGTACCAAACAACGGAATAGGTGTGAAACCATATATCCCTATCCCATACCCAACTTGTTAAGCTGCATCTGCATCGGGTTTAGGGTTTCTCTCCTCCCGCCGCCACTTCCGCTCCACGCGCCCAATCCCTCCTCCCTTCACCTTCACCATCTCCGGCGGCCGCGGCGCAAGATGGCGACCATAGTGAACACGACGGAGGAGGAGCCGATGCTGGCCGTGGTCCGCTTCACCGCCGAGCTCGCCTGGGCCGACGCGGGCCCGGAGGTCGCCGACCCCGAGGTTACCCGCCTTTGCCTCGAGGCGCAGGAGCACATCCTCGCGGGGCGCTGGCTCGACATGGCCTCCCTCATGCTCGCCTCCGCCGACCTGCTCCTCACCTCCCCGTCACGCGTCGCGGACAAAGGTACCGTCGCTGTGATGGAGTCGATGTGAAGCATCTCAGTTGCTTGGGTTTCGTCAGCTCAGATTTCGCTCTTTTCGTCTAGTTTTTTTTTACCCCTTTATTTATCTCGATTGCTCGTATGTGGTGTATGTTCCCCCGTTCTGGTGTGTGCCGGGTGAGGTGGATTTCGTTTACAAACTCTGCCCTTAAACTCTACAAAAATGTTATTTGCTTGAGCCTTTAACTCTACTTTTGCAGATCTGGAGTGCGTTCTCTCCGTCATCTGCAGCCTCGTCACCAAGGCCGGATCCGAGGACGAGGCACTACAGATCACCAACCTCATCTGCAGCAAGCTCATCCAGCAGCCTGGCGACAAGCCAGCGTTGCGCCTCAAAGTGTAAGCAACAACCGTTAGCAGAGAATTCAATTGTTTGTTTGCGGCATCCAAGGGGGTTTGCTTACAGACATGTTCCCAATGTCTGTATATCTATGTAGTCTTTTCAGCTTGTACAATCTTCTTCTGAGCCCCTATGGCAAGGCATTTGTTTACAAGAAGGCTCTTGAGCTCGCCACGGCTGGAAAAGCTGCCGAGTACATCATTCCATCTTTCAAGAACATCGACAGCTTTGTCAGTGAGTGGGGTATTGGCAATTTGGAGCAGAGGGAGCTATACCTTGCTATCACCAGCATCCTCAAAGACCAAAAGGGGTGCGACACGCGTGACTCTTTAAGGCTTGTCATCAAGTTCCTGTCTATTGCTACCGGGCTTGGTTTTCACTGATACATTTCAACCATTTTCTCTTATGATTGACAGCATGGCTAAGGAGTACTTCAACTTTCTCAACAAGTACCTTGCCACATTCAAAGGTTCAGATGATGAATCAGCTACAATTGGTGATGCAAAGGAAGAGGCCGTTGCAGCGATCATTGAGTTTGTCAAATCGCCTAATCTCTTTCAGGTGCTTGTTTACTCCTGTCCATGCATCTGTAATATTGATTCTATGAGAAAAAAATTCATGATATATAATCCTCAGAAGGATAATTTTTTCCTTAGCTGTTCATTAGTGCCTTCTTGCAATACAGGATGCTATTCTTACATCATTTATCCAAATGTGTTCACTGTTGTATGTTGTTATTAATGCTTGCATTAGTTTCACGGACAAAAGATGCTCTAATGCCATCAGCTTACATGTAACCAGTGTTGGTGCTCGCAGTATCTTCTCGGGCATGAGCTTGTGTGATTATAAGTTGGCAGAATTGACATGGGGGTGTCcttagttccattttttttctttttattgtcTTGCTTAGATAGATGATCATGTATGTTTCTAACTGAACCAACTGCTCTTCCATAATGTCAATCTCTTGTATGTATGCCAACAATAACTGTGAATAATGAATATATTGAGTTGTTTCAAATTTTGATCTTGACAATCCATGAATGTGGTCTAGGCACATCATGAAATCCTTTAGTAGCTTTTTAGTTTGTACTTCCAATCAGCATGCTTGATTGATGGAACTTTTTTTTGTAATTGCAGTGTGATTTGCTCAATATGCCAGCTGTTTCACAGCTTGAGAAGGACGAAAAGTATCAGTTGGTTTATGAGCTTCTAAAGATATTCCTTACTAAGAGGCTTGATTCCTACTTGGAGTTTCAGACTGCAAACTCTGCCTTGCTGAAAGATTATGGTATCTTCTCTGCCAGACCAGTGCCTATGTTTTTTCTCCTTGCGAACTCAAATATCTCGTACATCTTGGCTTTATTTCTTTGACTTTTGATGAACAAACAACAGGACTCGTCCATGAGGAGTGCGTGACCAAGATGCGCCTCATGTCTTTGCTTGATCTGAGCAGCCGTTGCTCTGGCGAAATTCCCTATTCTGCAATCACTGTTGAACTTAGGGTAAATTGTCCATTTTTACTTGCTGTTCATTCAATCAAATAGCTTTTATTAACCTTTCTGGAATGTTTATTAACTTTTGTAATGCCTCATTAGATCaatgatgatgaggtggagcaatGGATTGTAAAGGCAATTGCATCCAAGATATTGGATTGCAAGATTGACCAGCTTAACCAGACTGTCATCGTCAGGTATTCATGTCGCTGAGACTTAGCAGACTGTCTTTGTCTTCTAGCAGTGGATCAAGTTTCTTTGTTGATTTGAATTCGATGTTATGTTGTTATTTTGGTTGATTTATGTTGTGCCATGTAAATTTTAGTCTGCATACGGGAGCATCAAGGGGTTCTTGACAGTTAAATACAGCATCAAGGGGTCCTTGACAGTTAAATACAGCAGTAACAGAACTGGCCAACTGAACAGATTAAGTTGTGGTATCAGAGGTCAAATCATAAAAGGGCAAACAGAAACATGGGGCGTAGAGGTGTTGAAAACATCATAACTAGGGCCAGTCCAAATCATCATGTACAGAAAAAAAAGTAAGATCCATAACTCACAATGATAATTTAAACTATCATTTTGTTTCATCCAGAGGCCAATTCATTTCACGCTAAGAACCAAAGCAAATATGCTCCCCCCTCCCCCCTCCCCTTCTTCACTCTCTCTTTGAGGTGGATAATAGCAACTGTAGCTGTACAAATAAATGAATTCAACCATGAATATCAACCCAAATGGGTTACCCAGTTAACTGTTTGTCCATAGGATGACGACCATACAAATAGAGAATATATCAACATCTTATCTTTACACGCTCTACTAGACATGTTGGGTGTTCAATTTAGCTAACTCCACACATGAATTTTTAGAAAGTAAATTCTCACACTGAATAAGGCAGTGCAAAACTAATTCGCAATATGATATTCCTTACAAAACTAATCAATAAAAATCCTTGCCTTTTGTTTCTTAATTGAAACTAATATGTTCAAATTTTATTTCCACCAAGCTATAGTTGAACCATCTATGACATTTCCACATATTACCAAAAGATCAATCGAGATGCATGCAGAACTGGAATATGATATTACTCCCTCTGTTTTACTTTGTTTGTCCATATAGCATTTGAGAGAAAATATTCCATATTGTTTGTCATAGAAAATATTCCACTCCATGCAATTCCCAGTTACATGCGTGTGTACACGATTATAATACATCTTTGTCTTTTAGCAGTGGATCAAGTTTCTTTGCTGATTCGATGTTATGTTGTCATTTTGGTTAATTTATGTTGTGCCATGTAAATTTTAGTCGGCATATGGAGAGGATCTTCGGGATGGCACAGTGGCATGGTCTGCGCACAAAGCTTGGAGTTTGGAGGGTAACCTCTTGATTCGCATTGAGTTTGCTACTTGATTTAAGCACGTTATCTAGAGAGCCTACCATGGTGCTTTGGCTTGTTAATGTTTACTGTGCTTCTGATTGAGATTTCTTCGAAAACTATGATCCAGGGAAACATTGCCAGTGCTATCAACACAATACAAGCTAACAAAGTTACTGAAGACGGGACACAAGGGATGCAAGGCTTGATGATCCGCTGATTTGAGGCGGGTCTGTGAATTGAGACTATAGCGTGGGAGATTAGAAGAGCAATCTTTTTGTATGAGACAAATTGTAATGATTTACTTAGATCCTGTGACCATGTTGGATAGATCCTAAGCATGCTAAGCAGTATCGTTGTTCCTTGTATTTGGTCAGGCAGTCGTGCAGTGCAAGGCACATGTTTTTCTACGTGATGCACTCTGTCCTGATAAATTTCCTTCACTGATATTTTTGGTACTTCGCAAATTTTGATCAATCATGTGTGATCAGACCATCTTATGGTATGTTTGGTTTCCACCAGcattaataaataaattatttgaAGTCAGACGCCAACTATCGTTGGAGACTGGAGATGCGCAGCGCGATCACACCTCCGCTAGTTAAACAAACAACGTTAACACTGAGTCTTTGCGGCAGctaggaaataaaaaaaaaattcaaagctTATGCCCATCATACTATAAACAACCGTGTATCAAAACCTTGTCAATTTTTTAGTTATTCCTTGTAAAACCCAATCCACAACATAATCCTTAGATGATCTCCCGAAGGAGCATAGCCACTTGAAACCATGCATCCAAAACCTGGGTCGAATGTCACATGCAGGGTTGTCCCGGCATGGCTGCCCCGGGTGCACATTTAGGGCATGTTTGGTAGCTAAATTTAGCCAGCTAAAACTATTTTATCTACTCGTAAGTGACTAatgaaactaaactattttagctcttttttTACTTAATGTGTTTAGAAATTTAGTTACTAAAGTAACTCAAAtttagctggctaaaatttagtaagggAACAAAAAGACCCTTAGCAGTGTACTGAGCGTGCTGTCAGAGAAGCACACAGGATCGGACCCgtacgtttttttttttttgtatcgAGCGTGCACTTTGACGGGATTCATTAAGCAGGAGTAGACAGAACAAAGGTCATTACAGGAAGGCAATGGTAATCCACCGATTACCAAAGCAAAACGGCCCAAGGGCAGCAAGCGACTGTGATTTACACTCTAAATAACAAACGACAGAACGACTACCGTAGCTACAGCAGGGTTAAGTAAGGACATCAGGTGCTTGAACCCTGCTAAACATCACTCCTCCGCCTCGCCTAAGATTGCAGACACCAGACCCCTCGCGTCTGTTGAAGTTCCAGgcgtttagttcacaaaaaaaaCCAaactcgtcatatcgaatcttacggcatatgcattaaataaaacattaaatatagtaaaaaacagaaactaattacacagtttgcctataaattacgagataaatcttttgagcctagttaatctataattggataatatttgccacaaataaacaaaagtgctacagtgaccGAAAACTTTTTGTTTCGACAACTGAACAAGGTCTAAATGTTGACGCATTCCTCTCCTTCTAAAGCCTCCAGCCGACGAGGACCCGTACGTGCTCAACGTATTAATTACATACAGTGTATATGCTGATATGCATCTGCATGCATGTGTTCACGACCAAGGTAGTTCTGTGTATCCCCTCTGTCCTTTAAAAACTGTGTCAGTTAAACTTTTAAAAATTTGAtcaattttatagaaaatagtattaatatctatgacataaaataaacACTTTATAAAAAagtattttataataaatctaataatattattttggtactataaatcttagtgttttttttctaaaaattcggttaaagttttaaaattttaactTAGAACAATTTTATAAGTTGAAGCTTTGAGGGACAGAAAGAGTACTACGGTGTTTGAGAGTTCACATGGTCTCTCGCCCGTTACATTGTTTTCTTTCTCATCCATCCAGATCGCTCAACTTTGGGCCTGTTTAGTTCGTTCTTTGAAAACTTTCTCATACTGTAACAAATGTGTATCTATAGTAATCAAtgactaattatggactaactattgttaaaagatttgtctcgcaaaatatatataaactgtgtaattagttatttaatGTATAACTAtagtaattagtgtctaatcatagactagatTTTAAAAAATCATCTCACTAACAAACTATGCaaatagttattttttaaatctatattaaatgttgtatatgtctaaatatttgatgagatgagttgaattttttttgaaacttaaACAAAGAATACCTTATTCGGTGCTGAAAACAACGCAGACGGCTTTCCCGCGATCAGGTTGGTCGTTGCCGTTCCAGGCCGGCGGAAGAGAAGAGGACTGCTTCACGAAAAAGGGCAGTCCTGACTCACAAGCAACAGGTCACAGGCGGCATCAGCGATGTGGCTGGCGAATTGAATCGTCTCCGGTTAGCCGTCCGGTTGGGTGACTGCCAATCCGCCATCATCATGGATCAATCAGACGGATTTGATTTCATGGATGGACTGGACTCGGCGATCTATTGGGTTCAGTTCTGTCCGGATCGGAAAAGGAAAACCACCGGCGAGACCGCGACAGCGCATCCTCCTCTCTGACGCCCACGGCTGCGCATCCTCTCCTCTCCACAGTCCTCTCCTCTGTGCCAACTGCCAAGGAAACGAAGCAGTTTGCAGCTGCACGTTCCCGCGGCGACGACGACAGTAGGCGACGGCTATCCTGTGCCATGCATGGCCGGTCCACGGGTGCCGCATGAGCAATTCACTGTCCGCAGCGGCAACACGTACGTACTACTGTAGTACCGTATGAGTTCTCGCGTCTCGCAAGGACGGGAGCTTTTGGAATCCATGCGCTAAAGGCAGGCGACGCCACGCGGCGCCGGTGTCAGCTCTCAGCTACACGGGACAAATCCGCGGCAGCGACAGGcactggggggggggggggggggggggtgttaaATGAAGGTAAAATATTTAATACAAACCACTAAACAATTCATGAAAATCCAATTTAaattatatttgaaaaaaaaaactatgcaCACCAATAGTATATCTATATCTACAGATGTGTATTGTcataaaatttgaaattcaaactcgttttgcaaaaaattaaaatatacaaatttgttatttttatttgaatttttgCAAAACGAGTTTCAATCTCATTTCTTATGACATTACACACCTAGAGATGCATTATTAGTGTgcaaaattttatttttttttgaaaacttttaAGTATGATTTTATAAAGAATTTTTATGATTATATTGAGACATTGTTTAGTTGGGGAACAAATTTAGGTTTGGTTATcgaaacactttcgtttgtatttgacgatagtttaatcatggactaaccagactcaaaagatttgtctcgcaaattacagacaaattatacaattagttattttttatctatatttaatattttattatatatatatatatatatatatatatatatatatatatatatatatatatatatatatatatgtctcaaGAGGACAacgaatcttaaatttttttttggactTTTAAGTGCACTAAAGATATGGTTTGCACTTGCATGGACAGCGACAGAGGCGCACAGTGGCAACGGGCAACCGGCAACGGCAAGCACGCAGGGAGGAGCATCAGCGACAGTATAGAAAACATCTGGCCATGTGGGTATCCACAGCTCCACTCATCAGTGCAATGCATGCAGGCACAACTGCACAAGGCAGCACTTTTAATAAATGAATGAAAATATTGATTGATAAGAGTAGGTGAAATTACTCCGTACATGAAAGCTTTTGCTCGGCTTGTCTCTACTAGTAGCTCATGTCATATCTCTCCTTATGGTATACTGGATGAATAATGAGTTTGAAAGAAATAGGAAAAACATACGTATATTATAAGAGTAGATAAAGAAATGTGAACACAACGCGACACGAAGTCACTCACACCACGAAACGAGTGTATGTAGTATACAAACGCCCCGGACCGAGACACAACACATCCGTTCCGTTCCCCGGGCGCACATGTACTGACTGACTGACTGGAGCCTGGTCCGACCCCGCCTCCTTTATGACGACCACCCCGCCGCCTTGAGCCCATGTAATTGACACGACAAGTCCTCTCCGTCGATCCCAGATTCCAACCAATCACTGTTCCAACGGTTCGTTTTGATCTGCACCCACAGAGACAAATgtagcagcagccagcaggtgCAATGGCGCGACTGGGAGGGCAGGAATGGCTGTACGTACGGTGGCTCAGTGCTTGAGCACGTCGGGAATGTGGACTGGGTACCGGTGGATGCAGTTGGCCCATGGCCCGTCGGCGTTGGCGGCGGGGCGGATGCACTCCCAGGCGGCGCTGTTGCACTTGAACCCGGAGCCGAATCCGATCATCCAGACGCGGTCGCCGGTGCGCATGCGTCCCTTGGCCTCGATGTAGGCGAGCTCGTACCAGAGGGAGCTGCTGGAGGTGTTGCCGAAGCGGTGCAGCGTCATCCGCGACGCCTCCACCTGCTCGTCCGACAGCGTGAGGCTCCGCTGGAGCTCGTCGATCACCGCGCGCCCGCCCGCGTGGATGCAGAAGTGCTCGAACGCCGTGCGGAAGTCCGGGATGTAGGGCTTGATCCGGTTGTTGAGCACCTTGCGCGCGATGAAGGACAGCGCGAACAGCAGCTGCTCCGACGCCGGCAGCACCAGCGGGCCCATCGCCGTGATGTTCGCCTTGAGCGCGTCGCCCGCGATGTTCATCAGGTCCTTGGACAGGTTGATGCCCACGTTGCCACGGTCGTCCTCCTCCTGGTACACGCAGCGGTACGCGCTGTCCGAGGCGCCCCGCAGCGTGCGCACCACGCGAGCCAGGCGGAACCGCGCCCCGGCGCCGCTGGTCgacagcagcgccgccgcgccgcccatGCGGAACAGGCAGTTTGGGAGCAGCATCGCGCGCTCCCTGCCCATGTAGTAGTTCGGGGTGATGGTCTCCGTCGACACCACCAGCGCGCGCGCGCCACGGGGAGCCACCTGCAGCAGGTTCCGGGCCAGCTCCACGGAGATGAGACCCGCGCTGCAGCCCATCCCGGAGAGGTGCACGTTGCGCACGTCCTTGCGGAGCTCGTACCGGTGCATGATCATGTCCGTGAAGGACGGCGTCGGCGCGAACAGGCTGCAGTTCACGACCAGGATGTCGATGTCCTGCGGGGAGACGCCCGTCTTGGCGAGCAGGTCGTCGATGGCGGAGAAGATGACGAGCTCGGCCTCGGCGCGGGAGGACTCGAGGTCACGCGACGGCGGGATGTAGTGCTGCGCGTACGGCAGGCAAGTCTCCTCCCCGAGACCCGAGCGCTCCAGGAGGCGCGTCATGAACCGGACGCTGCGCTCGTCGAAGCCCGGCCACACGCGGGAGTGCTCCAGGAACGTCGCGAACGGGACGCGGCAGTTGGGGTTGGTGCGGAAGCACGCGTAGTCCACCAGGTACACCGCGCGCGGGCGGAGCATGAGGTACAGCACCGTGGCCGCGGCCGGCAGGAACGCGAGCAGGAACATGTGCGCCGGCCGGAGCGCCAGGGCCCGGGCAAGGATCTCCTCGGGCCCGAGCGACGCCGCCTTGAGGAGGACCGAGGCGGCGAGCGGCACGGCCACGATGGCCAGGATGTTGTTCACCACCAGCTGGTACAGAGGCTTCAGCCGCCTGAGCTGCGCCGAGGAGCCCATGGTGGACATGGTACTATACGGTGGTGGTGCGCGAACCCCGAGGCGGCGGTCGCGTCGCGTTGTGCGTTGTAGCGGCCTGGCCTGCTTGCTGGTGTGGTGGGCTGAGGAGTGGAGTGATTACTGATGAAGCGAGACGAGGAGAGGCAGGGAGAATTTAAAGCGGTCGAACGGCCTACAGTGTGATGAATCGCTCGTCAGGGGGCGCACAGAGAGAACAGTGAGACAGCAACCATGGCATTGTTTCacttcaaaatccaaaaagttttcaagattccctgtcacatcgaatcttacagcacatgcatgaaacattaaatatagtcgaaaataaaaattaattacacagtttatctgtaaatcgcgagacgaatctttcgatcctagttagttcatgattgaataatatttatcaaataaaaacgaaattgttacagtaacgaaatccgcaaattttttcggaactaaacaaggcatgacGAGCTAGCAAGGTAGCTGGGCACCACATGTCAGCTATACTGGATCAAACCCAGCATCATCATCAAACCTCCACACGTACGGGCACGGCCGGCAGCGCGTTTATGGCGAGGAAGACGAACTGGAAACCcagttttccattttttttaaaaaaaaagaaagaagaactTCGGGGTTTATATTAGCTCATAAATTACACGTTCATATATATACCATAagattgatgtgacggagaatcttaaaagggTTTTGAATTTTggaatgaactaaacaaggctgagAAAGAGGAACTGGAAACCCAATTTTCCATTttttaaagaaagaaagaaagaaacaagAACTTGGACTACGGTGAAGGTCGTGGACTCGTGGTCTTGTGTGGAGGTGTTCAACAGTTCAGGTGAATTGCAGTGAAGGGCTTTTGAATGAACTTGGTAACGACTAACGATAATCAAAGTAATCAACAGTTCAACACAGCTGAAAAATGATTGCTGCTGATGTTTATACTGATTTGTTGTTTGATAAAAACGTTGTTACACTAAAAAAAGACATAGCGAGCGGCTGCAGACTGCAGCGGAGGTTAATGGACGTGCATGCAGGATTTGTGCAGTAATAAGCACGCGTCGGCTAGGTGCGGCCTCTTGCGGATAAGATAGAAGCGACCATGGTTTACAACTTTACTACCTTGTCGCTTTCAGCAGGTATTTCAACCTCAAACTTTCAGTGCTGCGTCTTTCTTTTTACAAACGAAATCCAGCTCAGATTAATTATTGCAACAGAAAGCTGAAATAGACATCCAACTAATTAATTTATGGCCCCTTTCGAAAAGAACGAAATCCACAAACAAATAGAATGAAAGTACTTTAAAAAGAACAGAGGTGTCAATCCACCATGTATCATAAGATGGTGTTCTAAGTACGGTGCTACACAGGTAATAATTTTTTCGCTAACACGCCCGTCCCAGAATGGACGTGTATTTCATTGAGCAGGCTACACATGTAGTAGTATACTATTGCTCGAAAAAAGATAATAATATACTATTGAACTGGCAAATGTCCACCTTATATTAGCTCATAAATTGCACGAACAAGACTGAAATAGACCTTCAACCGGTGAATTTATGGACCTTTTGGAGATGAACGAAATGTCATTAAGGAGTTACAAGTTACCCTTGGACTCTCATAGCGAGTGGCGAAGTTAGAGCAAATTCTAGGAATACACCTACCTCGTGCATAAACAGGTATTTAAGGAGTACATATATAGTGAAATTTTAACTAAATtaactgtttttatatttttttggaGGAGGTGCATTTGCACCCACCGTTCCAAACATAGCTTCGTTAATTATCCTCCACTCCTCCTTGTCCAATGTCACCTGCCGAGTGACTCACCTGCTCGCTGCCTTGTCTAcacccacctcctcctccagctcATCCTCGACTCTTCCACGCCACTAGCCTGCTCGACCTCGAGCACTCCCCGTCCACCACCGGCTGACCCGATCTCAACTCCTCCTCGCCCAATCCCACCACCAACTTGCCTAGCCCTGGTTTCAACTTACCAACCAATTTCAATTCGGATTATACCCAGTCTAGATCAGTTCAACATTGGTTGCAACTAGTTCCAACTAGTTCAAACTTGGATTATAAATGGACCTAACTCAGTCGTGGCTAGTTGCAAATGGATTGTTCAACTATGGTTGGACTATGTGGTTCAAATATAAATTTGAACGTGAATATTATTTGTGGTGTTAAATTTGTTGCCGGTCAAACCTATGTATTTGAAAGACTGAAATATACCTCCAACGAATTTGTTTATGGCTCCTTTAGAATGAAAGTTGCTTCACAGAAAGAACAAACGTGTCAACTCACCATGCATGATAGATGGTGTTCTTGGTACAGTGCTGCACAGGTAATATACTGTTGAGCTGGCAAATGTCCACCTTATTAGGTCATAAATTGCACGAACAAGACTGAAATGGACCTCCATCCGCGGTGAATTTATGGACATTTTAGAGACGAACAAAGTgtcattaggccagtctcaatgcatgtttcatgagagtgtcatgcacattaaatatggtgccacataagcaaaattgctgacttggcaggatcattaaatgaaagagtttcatcaggtgagagaggagtttcatccccatgaaactcctgcggctcggttacctagtttatagtcttggtaactgtgccatgaaactatgcattgagactggccttaggcactcacaatgcaagactctatcacagagtccaagacacttaattacatattatttatgatattttgctgatgtggcagcatatttattgaagaaagaggtagaaaaaaataagactccaagtcttatttagactccaaatccacattgttcgaagtaataaataactttagacttggGCTGTCCTAGCATAATCTTTTCTTGGGGGCACTGCAGGATGCAGACTATATGCAGTAGTAGATATACGGAAAGGTCCTTCTGATTTTTG is a window encoding:
- the LOC8077689 gene encoding 3-ketoacyl-CoA synthase 5; the encoded protein is MSTMGSSAQLRRLKPLYQLVVNNILAIVAVPLAASVLLKAASLGPEEILARALALRPAHMFLLAFLPAAATVLYLMLRPRAVYLVDYACFRTNPNCRVPFATFLEHSRVWPGFDERSVRFMTRLLERSGLGEETCLPYAQHYIPPSRDLESSRAEAELVIFSAIDDLLAKTGVSPQDIDILVVNCSLFAPTPSFTDMIMHRYELRKDVRNVHLSGMGCSAGLISVELARNLLQVAPRGARALVVSTETITPNYYMGRERAMLLPNCLFRMGGAAALLSTSGAGARFRLARVVRTLRGASDSAYRCVYQEEDDRGNVGINLSKDLMNIAGDALKANITAMGPLVLPASEQLLFALSFIARKVLNNRIKPYIPDFRTAFEHFCIHAGGRAVIDELQRSLTLSDEQVEASRMTLHRFGNTSSSSLWYELAYIEAKGRMRTGDRVWMIGFGSGFKCNSAAWECIRPAANADGPWANCIHRYPVHIPDVLKH
- the LOC8068627 gene encoding eukaryotic translation initiation factor 3 subunit M, whose translation is MATIVNTTEEEPMLAVVRFTAELAWADAGPEVADPEVTRLCLEAQEHILAGRWLDMASLMLASADLLLTSPSRVADKDLECVLSVICSLVTKAGSEDEALQITNLICSKLIQQPGDKPALRLKVLFSLYNLLLSPYGKAFVYKKALELATAGKAAEYIIPSFKNIDSFVSEWGIGNLEQRELYLAITSILKDQKGMAKEYFNFLNKYLATFKGSDDESATIGDAKEEAVAAIIEFVKSPNLFQCDLLNMPAVSQLEKDEKYQLVYELLKIFLTKRLDSYLEFQTANSALLKDYGLVHEECVTKMRLMSLLDLSSRCSGEIPYSAITVELRINDDEVEQWIVKAIASKILDCKIDQLNQTVIVSRHMERIFGMAQWHGLRTKLGVWRGNIASAINTIQANKVTEDGTQGMQGLMIR